One genomic region from Kamptonema formosum PCC 6407 encodes:
- a CDS encoding Uma2 family endonuclease encodes MVMTQSPTQFRTAPIKITWEKLPDDYKLEEEPVENTGQPLIAGALRETLELIGFIKPEMLIASNFGLCATIDEQLVIKAPDWVYIPSVEPLAQAKSRRSYTSNLEGEVPEIVMEFLSETDGGEYSVKRTYPPGKWFFYEQVLKVKTYIIFEPDAGLLEVYRLQGERYELEIPQENGRHWMPEMGLFLGTWRGKKEEHTSYWLRWWDESGNLLPWAVEQIEIERQRAEQEHQRAEQERQRAEQERQRAEQEHQRAERLAQYLRSQGINPDRLSE; translated from the coding sequence ATGGTGATGACACAATCCCCCACCCAATTCAGAACAGCCCCAATCAAAATCACCTGGGAAAAACTACCAGACGATTATAAATTAGAAGAGGAACCTGTGGAAAATACTGGTCAACCCTTGATTGCTGGTGCTTTACGAGAAACCCTAGAACTAATTGGTTTTATCAAGCCAGAAATGTTAATCGCCTCCAATTTTGGACTCTGTGCCACCATTGATGAACAGTTAGTAATTAAAGCCCCAGATTGGGTGTATATTCCTTCAGTTGAGCCACTTGCACAAGCAAAATCCCGGAGGAGTTATACATCAAACTTAGAAGGAGAAGTCCCGGAAATTGTGATGGAATTTCTCTCAGAAACTGATGGCGGTGAGTATTCAGTAAAGCGCACATATCCGCCGGGAAAATGGTTTTTTTACGAACAAGTTCTGAAAGTTAAAACATATATAATTTTTGAGCCAGACGCGGGACTTTTAGAAGTTTATCGCCTACAAGGAGAGCGGTATGAATTAGAAATACCGCAGGAAAATGGTCGCCATTGGATGCCTGAAATGGGATTATTTTTAGGAACATGGCGAGGGAAAAAGGAAGAACATACGAGTTATTGGTTGCGTTGGTGGGATGAATCTGGGAATTTGCTACCTTGGGCAGTAGAACAAATTGAAATTGAACGTCAAAGGGCGGAACAGGAACACCAAAGGGCGGAACAGGAACGTCAAAGGGCGGAACAGGAACGTCAAAGGGCGGAACAGGAACACCAAAGGGCGGAACGTTTAGCTCAGTATTTACGTTCTCAAGGGATTAATCCCGATCGATTGAGTGAATAA
- a CDS encoding tetratricopeptide repeat protein → MSTVPILPSTLTVTALFNSINILGLRFVKTKKLPAQKANPQTTVTSNKTDRSFYLQGVKKLAKQDFGGAIENFNMALNINPDSAYAYNDRGVARYNLGDKYSALQDLNMAIKLNSKNAKFYSNRGFIRSRMGDEAGALVDYSLALAINPKCGKSYLNRGIIHYNSGNKKEALADFNSAIELNPHQAQAYYNRAVTRSNLGDSNGAIHDLMKSAQCRGSL, encoded by the coding sequence ATGTCTACTGTCCCCATTCTTCCCAGCACCCTCACTGTCACAGCTCTTTTCAACTCTATCAATATTTTAGGTCTTCGTTTTGTCAAGACCAAAAAATTGCCCGCTCAAAAAGCCAATCCTCAAACAACCGTAACTTCTAATAAAACTGATAGAAGCTTTTATCTTCAGGGTGTCAAAAAACTTGCCAAACAAGACTTTGGAGGGGCCATAGAAAATTTCAACATGGCTCTAAATATTAATCCCGATTCCGCTTACGCTTACAACGATCGAGGCGTGGCTCGCTACAATTTGGGTGATAAATACTCAGCTTTACAAGATTTAAATATGGCAATCAAGCTCAATTCCAAAAATGCTAAATTTTACAGTAATCGGGGATTTATTCGCAGTCGCATGGGAGACGAAGCCGGAGCTCTAGTTGATTACAGTTTAGCACTAGCCATTAATCCTAAATGTGGTAAATCTTACTTGAATCGCGGGATTATTCACTACAACTCTGGGAACAAAAAGGAAGCACTAGCAGATTTTAACTCTGCGATCGAGCTAAATCCCCATCAAGCTCAAGCTTACTACAACAGAGCTGTTACTCGTTCAAATTTAGGTGATAGTAATGGTGCAATCCATGATTTAATGAAATCAGCTCAATGTCGAGGTTCTTTGTAA
- a CDS encoding BrnA antitoxin family protein, with translation MKKESDFPFERARRVTPEESQKFRSAISEQFGIKLRERDLPAKNEEEKYELISLKLHPKVLAWAIEESKKRGIGYQTVINEVLLERIS, from the coding sequence ATGAAGAAGGAATCTGACTTCCCGTTCGAGAGGGCAAGACGAGTCACACCAGAAGAAAGCCAGAAATTCAGATCGGCAATTTCTGAACAGTTTGGCATCAAGTTAAGAGAACGAGATTTACCCGCCAAAAATGAAGAAGAAAAGTATGAATTAATTTCGCTCAAACTTCACCCGAAAGTTCTAGCTTGGGCGATCGAAGAATCCAAAAAAAGAGGCATTGGCTATCAAACAGTGATTAATGAAGTCCTGTTAGAGCGAATTAGCTGA
- a CDS encoding biliverdin-producing heme oxygenase, translating into MTINLAAKLREGTKKAHTMAENVGFVKCFLKGVVEKNSYRPLVGNFYFIYSAMEEEIERHRNHPVVSKIYFPELNRKQSLENDLAYYYGPQWRDVVAPSKAAKAYVERIREISATEPELLISHSYTRYIGDLSGGQILKGIAVRAMNLSDGVGTDFYEFPGIPDEKAFKNNYRQSLDSLDLDDATCDRIVDEANAAFGMNMKLFMELEGSLVKAIGQMLYNTLTRKRGTGSTELVTAE; encoded by the coding sequence ATGACCATCAACTTAGCAGCCAAATTACGTGAAGGAACGAAAAAAGCCCACACGATGGCAGAAAACGTGGGTTTTGTCAAGTGCTTTTTAAAAGGCGTTGTCGAAAAAAATTCATACCGGCCTTTGGTGGGTAACTTCTATTTCATTTACTCAGCAATGGAAGAGGAAATCGAACGCCACCGCAATCATCCCGTTGTTTCCAAAATTTACTTTCCTGAGTTGAATCGCAAACAAAGCCTAGAGAACGATTTAGCCTACTATTACGGCCCTCAATGGCGCGATGTGGTAGCCCCATCGAAGGCTGCTAAAGCTTACGTTGAGAGAATTAGAGAAATTTCGGCAACAGAACCGGAATTATTAATTTCTCACTCTTACACTCGCTACATCGGCGATTTGTCCGGCGGTCAAATTCTCAAAGGAATTGCTGTACGGGCGATGAATCTGTCGGATGGGGTTGGTACTGATTTCTACGAATTCCCTGGAATTCCAGATGAGAAGGCGTTTAAAAATAACTACCGTCAATCTCTGGATAGTTTAGATTTGGATGATGCTACTTGCGATCGCATTGTCGATGAAGCAAACGCAGCTTTTGGCATGAACATGAAATTATTCATGGAATTGGAAGGCAGCTTAGTGAAAGCGATCGGTCAAATGCTCTACAATACGCTTACCCGCAAGCGTGGTACTGGTAGTACAGAATTAGTTACTGCTGAGTAG
- a CDS encoding vWA domain-containing protein, translating to MQKLTRILFSTTLTLSLLCFPSQAFAKAKIQMAILLDSSNSMDGLIEQTRTQIWQVVNALTKVTKDGEVPELEVALYHYGNDNLPSQEGFVRLLTGFTPELDLVSEKLFSIKTNGGQEYAGWVIRSALKELNWSKDPADFRVVFIAGNEPFDQGPIPWRESVTLATGENVLVNTIYCGSAESQERQLWASGAILAQGSHFNINQDRKIEVIKSPYDDQITKLNDQLNQTYIPYGREGAVGQQRQAMEDSNAGENLALRSSSKVSDYYSNASWDLIDALDRGIVTLERLSNDALPPVMRGMTLGQKREYVAAKKAERERIQASIRDLSRQREEYVAKQRQVNPNGGDNTLDYVIIQSLRQQLAAKGFKLQ from the coding sequence ATGCAGAAACTAACTCGAATTTTATTCTCTACCACGCTTACCTTGAGTCTGTTATGTTTCCCCAGCCAAGCCTTTGCCAAAGCTAAAATTCAGATGGCTATTCTCCTAGATTCTAGTAATAGCATGGATGGACTGATTGAGCAAACTCGCACGCAAATTTGGCAAGTTGTTAATGCCTTAACTAAAGTAACTAAAGATGGCGAAGTGCCAGAGTTAGAAGTTGCACTCTATCATTATGGTAATGACAATTTACCTTCCCAAGAAGGTTTTGTCAGACTGCTAACTGGCTTTACTCCCGAATTAGATTTAGTATCCGAAAAGCTATTCAGCATCAAAACTAACGGCGGTCAAGAATATGCTGGTTGGGTAATCCGTTCCGCTCTTAAAGAATTAAACTGGAGTAAAGATCCAGCAGATTTTCGCGTTGTTTTTATTGCGGGTAACGAACCCTTCGATCAAGGCCCGATTCCTTGGCGAGAATCTGTTACTCTTGCTACTGGGGAAAATGTTTTAGTTAACACTATCTATTGTGGTTCAGCAGAAAGTCAAGAGCGACAACTTTGGGCTTCAGGAGCTATTTTAGCACAAGGTAGTCACTTCAATATTAACCAAGACAGAAAGATTGAAGTTATCAAGTCTCCTTACGATGACCAAATTACTAAGTTGAACGATCAACTCAATCAAACCTACATTCCCTATGGTAGAGAAGGAGCAGTTGGTCAACAACGTCAGGCGATGGAAGATAGTAACGCTGGTGAAAATTTAGCACTCCGTAGTAGCTCAAAAGTTTCTGACTATTATAGCAATGCTTCTTGGGATTTAATTGATGCTCTCGATCGAGGAATTGTCACTCTTGAGCGATTATCAAATGATGCTTTACCGCCAGTGATGCGGGGTATGACTTTAGGACAAAAGCGCGAGTATGTAGCGGCCAAGAAAGCTGAAAGAGAGAGAATTCAAGCTAGTATTCGTGACTTATCTCGACAACGTGAGGAATATGTTGCTAAACAACGTCAAGTTAATCCTAATGGGGGAGATAATACTCTTGATTATGTAATTATTCAAAGTCTCCGTCAACAATTAGCAGCTAAAGGATTTAAGCTTCAGTAG
- a CDS encoding argininosuccinate synthase: MGRATKVVLAYSGGVDTSVCIPYLKNEWGVEEVITLAADLGQGDELEPIRKKALASGASISLVIDGTESFVKDCAFPAIQANALYENRYPLSTALARPLIAKMLVDAAEKYGADAIAHGCTGKGNDQVRFDVSIGALNPNIKILAPAREWKMSREETIAYGEKFGIPSPVKKSSPYSLDRNLLGMAIEAGILEDPWEEPPEDIYLMTKAIADTPNEPEYIEIGFEKGIPVTLNGNAVSPVALVQQLNQIVGNHGVGRIDMVENRLIGIKSREIYETPALSVLIQAHRDLESLTLTADVTHYKRGIEETYSQIIYNGQWYSPLKAALDAFVLKTQERVTGVVRVKLFKGNATVVGRKSENSLYSFDLATYGSDDQFDHKAAEGFIYVWGLPTRVWSQKGRS; the protein is encoded by the coding sequence ATGGGTCGTGCTACCAAAGTTGTACTAGCATATTCTGGCGGAGTTGATACCTCCGTCTGCATTCCTTACCTCAAAAACGAGTGGGGTGTCGAAGAAGTAATCACTCTGGCGGCGGATTTGGGACAAGGAGACGAATTAGAACCCATCCGTAAAAAAGCCTTAGCATCAGGCGCGTCGATATCCCTTGTCATCGATGGGACAGAGAGTTTTGTCAAAGATTGCGCCTTTCCCGCCATTCAAGCTAACGCCCTTTATGAGAATCGCTATCCCCTTTCCACAGCCCTAGCTCGTCCGCTAATTGCTAAGATGTTGGTAGATGCTGCGGAAAAATATGGTGCGGATGCGATCGCGCACGGTTGTACTGGTAAAGGCAACGATCAGGTACGATTTGACGTATCTATCGGCGCACTCAATCCTAACATCAAAATTCTAGCACCAGCGCGGGAATGGAAGATGAGCCGCGAGGAAACCATCGCTTACGGCGAAAAATTTGGCATCCCTTCCCCTGTGAAAAAGTCTTCACCTTATAGCCTGGATCGTAACTTATTAGGGATGGCGATCGAAGCCGGAATCCTCGAAGATCCTTGGGAAGAACCGCCGGAAGATATTTATTTAATGACGAAGGCGATCGCAGATACACCTAACGAACCCGAATATATTGAAATCGGATTTGAAAAAGGCATTCCTGTCACTCTTAACGGTAACGCTGTCTCACCAGTTGCTTTAGTTCAACAATTAAATCAAATTGTTGGTAATCACGGTGTCGGCCGCATTGACATGGTAGAAAATCGCCTAATTGGAATTAAATCTCGCGAAATTTACGAAACACCAGCGCTTTCTGTTTTAATTCAAGCACACCGAGATTTAGAGAGTTTGACCTTAACCGCAGATGTCACTCATTATAAGCGTGGCATTGAAGAAACCTACAGCCAAATCATTTATAATGGTCAGTGGTATAGCCCGCTGAAAGCTGCTTTAGATGCCTTTGTTTTGAAGACACAAGAACGAGTAACTGGTGTCGTTCGCGTTAAACTTTTTAAAGGGAATGCCACAGTTGTCGGGCGGAAATCTGAGAATTCTCTCTATAGTTTCGACTTAGCAACTTACGGATCGGATGACCAATTCGATCACAAAGCTGCTGAAGGCTTTATCTATGTTTGGGGATTACCTACTCGCGTTTGGTCGCAAAAGGGTAGAAGCTAA
- the nrtS gene encoding nitrate/nitrite transporter NrtS, translating to MKKFIKGYFISLFNPQLAPTALKVALFIGTILLIINHGYALFRGQMTSDRWISVLLTYCMPYLVNIHGQYISNSRKK from the coding sequence ATGAAGAAATTTATCAAGGGATATTTTATCAGTTTATTTAATCCTCAACTTGCACCTACAGCATTGAAAGTTGCCTTATTTATTGGTACAATTCTATTAATAATTAATCACGGTTATGCTTTGTTTCGAGGACAAATGACCAGCGATCGCTGGATATCTGTGTTGCTGACATATTGTATGCCTTATCTAGTTAATATACACGGTCAATATATCAGTAACTCACGAAAAAAATGA
- the gyrB gene encoding DNA topoisomerase (ATP-hydrolyzing) subunit B encodes MTSSYSADQIQVLEGLEAVRKRPGMYIGTTGPRGLHHLVYEVVDNSIDEALAGHCTHIEVDINADGSVTVTDDGRGIPTGIVAKTGKSGIETVMTVLHAGGKFGGGGYKVSGGLHGVGISVVNALSEWVEVTVWRDKKVHNQRFERGIPVTDLVDKPSKENRSGTSVSFLPDTQIFSTGIEFDYTILSGRLRELAYLNAGVKITFSDRRLELLKSSEPHIETYCYEGGIKEYIAYMNRDKQPLHEEVIFIQGERNNVQVEVSLQWCIDAYSDNVLGFANNIRTIDGGTHLEGLKAVLTRTMNAIARKRNKIKENEPNLGGENIREGLTAVISVKVPDPEFEGQTKTKLGNTEVRGIVDSLVGEVLTEYLEFRPQVADTILEKAIQAFKAAEAARRARDLVRRKSVLESSPLPGKLADCSSRDPSKSEIYLVEGDSAGGSAKQGRDRQFQAILPLRGKILNIEKTDDAKIYKNNEIQSLITALGLGIRGDEFDPSQLRYHHIVIMTDADVDGAHIRTLLLTFFYRYQRSLVDQGYIYIACPPLYKVERGRNHFYCYSDRELQNLIRNEFPANANYTIQRFKGLGEMMPQQLWETTMNPESRTLKRVEIEDAAEADRIFTILMGDRVAPRREFIETYGPKLNLTDLDI; translated from the coding sequence ATGACCAGCAGTTACAGCGCCGATCAAATTCAAGTTCTCGAAGGTCTCGAAGCAGTCCGCAAACGGCCGGGGATGTACATCGGTACAACAGGCCCGCGAGGACTACACCATCTAGTTTACGAGGTTGTGGACAACTCCATCGACGAGGCGCTGGCTGGCCACTGCACTCACATTGAAGTTGACATCAATGCCGATGGTTCCGTAACTGTAACAGATGACGGGCGCGGTATTCCCACCGGCATCGTTGCCAAGACGGGCAAATCGGGAATAGAAACAGTAATGACAGTGTTGCACGCCGGCGGTAAGTTTGGCGGCGGCGGCTACAAAGTTTCTGGAGGGTTACACGGGGTCGGTATTTCCGTTGTCAACGCCTTGTCTGAGTGGGTGGAAGTCACTGTTTGGCGCGATAAAAAGGTACACAATCAACGTTTTGAGCGCGGTATTCCCGTCACCGACCTCGTTGACAAGCCGAGTAAAGAAAATCGCAGTGGTACATCAGTTTCTTTCTTGCCTGATACGCAGATATTTAGTACAGGCATTGAGTTTGATTATACCATTCTTTCCGGGCGGTTGCGAGAATTAGCTTATCTGAATGCTGGCGTTAAAATTACGTTTAGCGATCGCAGATTGGAATTGCTCAAAAGCAGCGAACCCCACATCGAAACTTACTGCTATGAAGGCGGTATTAAAGAGTACATCGCTTACATGAACCGCGATAAGCAACCCCTACATGAAGAAGTAATTTTCATTCAAGGGGAACGCAATAATGTACAAGTAGAAGTTTCTTTGCAGTGGTGTATTGATGCCTACAGCGATAACGTTCTCGGCTTTGCAAACAACATCCGTACCATCGATGGCGGTACTCACTTAGAAGGGTTGAAGGCGGTGTTAACGCGGACAATGAACGCGATCGCCCGCAAACGCAATAAGATTAAAGAAAACGAACCTAATCTCGGCGGTGAAAATATTCGGGAAGGTTTGACAGCCGTTATTTCTGTAAAAGTACCTGACCCAGAATTTGAAGGTCAAACTAAAACCAAGTTAGGTAATACTGAAGTTCGGGGAATTGTCGATTCCTTGGTAGGCGAAGTATTAACAGAATATTTGGAGTTTCGCCCCCAAGTTGCCGACACCATTTTAGAGAAGGCAATTCAAGCCTTTAAAGCTGCTGAAGCCGCCCGCCGTGCCCGCGATTTAGTAAGGCGAAAATCAGTCCTAGAATCGTCTCCTTTGCCAGGGAAATTGGCTGATTGTAGTTCCAGAGATCCTTCAAAATCAGAGATATATCTCGTGGAAGGCGACTCCGCCGGTGGTAGTGCCAAACAAGGACGCGATCGCCAATTTCAAGCCATCCTACCTTTGCGCGGGAAAATTCTCAATATTGAGAAAACCGATGATGCCAAAATCTACAAGAATAATGAAATTCAATCACTAATTACTGCCTTGGGATTAGGGATCAGAGGCGATGAATTCGATCCTTCTCAATTGCGGTATCACCACATCGTAATTATGACTGATGCTGACGTAGATGGAGCCCATATCCGCACGTTATTGTTGACTTTCTTCTACCGCTATCAGCGATCGCTTGTCGATCAGGGTTATATTTACATTGCCTGCCCTCCACTATATAAGGTAGAACGAGGACGCAATCATTTCTACTGTTACAGCGATCGCGAACTCCAAAACCTAATCCGCAACGAATTCCCCGCTAATGCTAACTACACCATTCAGCGGTTCAAAGGTTTAGGTGAAATGATGCCACAACAGTTGTGGGAAACTACCATGAACCCTGAAAGTCGGACGCTGAAACGAGTTGAAATTGAAGATGCTGCTGAGGCCGACCGTATCTTTACAATTTTAATGGGCGATCGCGTCGCACCTCGCCGCGAATTCATCGAAACCTACGGCCCCAAACTCAACCTTACCGACTTGGATATTTAA
- a CDS encoding glycosyltransferase family 2 protein, with product MFFSVVIPTYNRKPILQKCLLALECQNFGDIVSGYEAIVVDDGSTDGTLEWLAANADKLPHVRALSQSHQGPAAARNLGVEQAQGDTIIFIDSDLVVTEHFLQAHAEALIEGYKESDLAFTYGSVINTCNFENPTAEPYKITDFSAAYFATGNVAIARHWLIEAGLFDTRFQLYGWEDLELGVRLKKLGLKLIKCPAAMGYHWHPPFALDQIPSMIDREIQRGRMGVLFYQKHPTWEVRMMIQMTWLHRVLWGILSLGGSLNEKTMAGFLQWLIAQGKSQLALEIARIFLNWYNVKAVYAAYTELSMVNR from the coding sequence GTGTTTTTCAGTGTAGTGATTCCGACGTATAATCGTAAACCGATTTTGCAGAAGTGTCTTTTAGCCTTAGAATGCCAGAATTTCGGGGATATTGTCAGCGGCTATGAGGCGATCGTAGTGGATGATGGTTCTACGGATGGTACGCTGGAATGGTTAGCGGCTAATGCAGACAAGTTACCTCATGTGCGAGCGCTTTCCCAAAGTCATCAAGGCCCAGCAGCAGCTAGGAATTTGGGAGTTGAGCAAGCTCAGGGCGATACAATTATTTTTATTGATAGCGATTTAGTAGTAACCGAGCATTTTCTACAAGCTCATGCAGAGGCTTTGATTGAAGGTTATAAGGAAAGCGATCTGGCTTTTACTTACGGTAGCGTCATTAATACCTGCAACTTTGAGAATCCTACGGCTGAACCTTACAAGATTACGGATTTTTCTGCCGCTTACTTTGCGACTGGAAATGTCGCGATCGCGCGTCACTGGCTAATAGAAGCTGGCTTATTTGATACCCGCTTTCAACTTTACGGATGGGAAGATTTAGAGTTAGGTGTCCGTCTGAAAAAATTAGGTTTAAAACTGATTAAATGTCCCGCTGCTATGGGATATCATTGGCATCCACCTTTTGCTTTAGACCAAATTCCATCGATGATCGATCGCGAAATTCAACGGGGAAGAATGGGGGTTTTGTTTTATCAAAAACATCCCACTTGGGAAGTGCGGATGATGATTCAAATGACGTGGTTACATCGCGTACTTTGGGGTATCCTTTCTCTGGGTGGGAGTCTGAATGAGAAGACAATGGCTGGTTTTTTGCAATGGCTAATCGCTCAAGGTAAGTCGCAGTTAGCATTAGAAATTGCCCGGATATTTCTCAATTGGTATAATGTCAAAGCCGTGTATGCTGCATATACTGAATTGTCAATGGTTAACCGTTAA
- the gntK gene encoding gluconokinase, whose amino-acid sequence MNIHGYAIGVDIGTTSTKAVLFTEKGEQVGQYFIEYPLSTPATGVAEQDPEEIFAAVVKSVNSVVKNSAINPAEILCLSFSAAMHSLIAIDNNNKLLTKSITWADNRSAKQAILLKQQEKGRALYRRTGMPIHAMSPLVKLIWLRNEQPELFNKSAKFISIKEYVFYRLFQQYIVDYSIASATGLMNLQALAWDKEALEIAGITEQHLSQLVPTTHIVPDINPAIAAEMGIPANTPIVVGASDGALSNLSVGAISPGIVAVTLGTSGAIRAVIDRPQTDPKERLFCYALTENYWVIGGAVNSSGIILRWIRDNLGANEVAIAQQEGQDPYDLLINLAQTVPPGAEGLIFHPYLAGERSPLWNANASGSFVGMTLRHTRAHLIRAMLEGIVFNLYLVAGALQEEIGEFKTVKATGGLMKNNFFRQLLADVFQCEINVLDSYESGSLGAAVLGLYALGKISDLNAVYQMLGQSSQYRPIPKNVKVYQKIIPVYTRILQQLQGEYDRLAVMATQLSDKSI is encoded by the coding sequence ATGAATATTCATGGCTATGCGATCGGAGTAGATATCGGCACTACCAGCACTAAAGCTGTTCTGTTTACAGAAAAAGGCGAGCAGGTTGGTCAATATTTCATCGAGTATCCCTTGTCTACACCCGCGACGGGAGTAGCAGAACAAGATCCAGAAGAGATTTTTGCAGCCGTTGTTAAATCAGTAAACTCAGTAGTAAAAAATAGCGCGATCAATCCGGCTGAAATTTTGTGTTTGTCCTTTAGTGCAGCAATGCACAGCTTGATTGCGATTGATAACAATAATAAGTTGCTTACTAAGAGTATTACTTGGGCCGATAACCGCAGTGCTAAACAGGCTATTTTACTCAAACAACAGGAAAAAGGACGCGCTCTTTACCGCCGCACAGGAATGCCAATTCATGCGATGTCTCCTTTGGTAAAATTAATTTGGCTTCGCAACGAACAACCAGAATTATTTAATAAATCTGCTAAGTTTATTTCGATTAAAGAATACGTTTTTTATCGATTATTTCAACAATATATAGTAGATTATTCCATAGCTTCGGCAACGGGGTTAATGAATTTACAAGCATTAGCTTGGGACAAAGAAGCACTGGAAATAGCAGGAATTACTGAACAGCATTTATCGCAATTAGTCCCGACTACGCATATAGTTCCAGATATTAACCCAGCTATTGCTGCTGAGATGGGAATTCCTGCAAATACGCCTATCGTTGTCGGTGCTAGCGATGGCGCATTATCTAACTTAAGTGTCGGGGCAATTTCACCGGGAATCGTAGCGGTGACACTAGGAACTAGCGGGGCAATTCGTGCTGTTATCGATCGACCTCAGACAGATCCAAAAGAGCGATTGTTCTGCTATGCTTTGACTGAAAACTATTGGGTAATTGGCGGTGCTGTTAATAGCAGCGGGATAATTTTGCGCTGGATTCGCGATAATTTAGGAGCAAATGAGGTCGCGATCGCCCAACAGGAAGGTCAAGACCCTTATGACTTATTAATTAATCTAGCACAAACTGTACCTCCCGGAGCGGAAGGTTTGATTTTTCATCCTTATTTAGCAGGAGAGCGATCGCCGCTTTGGAATGCTAACGCCAGCGGTTCTTTTGTCGGGATGACTCTGCGGCATACAAGAGCCCATTTAATTCGAGCAATGTTGGAAGGAATCGTTTTTAATTTATACTTAGTTGCAGGCGCTTTACAAGAGGAAATTGGCGAATTTAAAACGGTTAAGGCAACGGGAGGGTTGATGAAAAATAACTTTTTTCGGCAACTTTTGGCTGATGTTTTTCAGTGCGAGATTAACGTACTAGATAGTTATGAAAGTGGCAGTCTGGGAGCAGCAGTTTTAGGACTTTACGCACTAGGTAAAATTTCTGACTTAAATGCTGTTTACCAGATGCTCGGACAAAGTTCGCAATACCGACCAATTCCCAAAAATGTGAAGGTTTATCAGAAAATTATCCCTGTTTATACTCGCATTTTGCAGCAATTGCAAGGGGAATACGATCGCCTTGCGGTAATGGCAACACAATTGAGTGATAAATCAATTTAA
- a CDS encoding ABC transporter permease, which yields MQRYLHVIILFWSTAIAAELEYRINFLLAALSSVGNLAGSLFGLFLFYRTGYTFAGWKWEEALVVLGIFTILQGFSAIFLVPNLNRIVDQVQQGTLDFVLLKPISSQFWLSARTVSPWGIPDLVFGIVVLVYSANKLGIGPINCILSIIPLAFGMISLYSLWFMLGSMTIWFVKIYNVTEVLRGLLEAGRYPMAAYPAAYRFFFTFVVPVAFLTTVPAETLLGRGEILWIFGAGVLAIALFLASCLFWRFALRFYTSASS from the coding sequence ATGCAAAGATATCTTCACGTAATTATATTATTTTGGAGTACCGCGATCGCAGCGGAACTAGAGTATCGCATTAACTTCCTCTTAGCTGCACTCAGTAGCGTTGGAAACCTTGCTGGTAGCCTATTTGGACTGTTTCTCTTCTATCGCACTGGCTACACCTTCGCGGGCTGGAAATGGGAAGAAGCCCTAGTCGTGCTCGGTATATTTACCATCCTCCAAGGCTTTTCCGCCATCTTCCTTGTACCCAACCTTAACCGCATTGTCGATCAAGTTCAACAAGGGACTCTTGATTTTGTACTTCTCAAACCAATTAGTTCCCAGTTTTGGCTATCCGCACGCACAGTTTCCCCTTGGGGAATACCGGATTTAGTATTTGGAATTGTGGTATTAGTCTACTCAGCCAACAAACTAGGAATAGGGCCGATCAATTGTATTTTGAGTATCATACCCTTGGCATTTGGCATGATTAGCCTTTATAGTTTGTGGTTTATGTTAGGGTCGATGACTATTTGGTTTGTTAAAATCTATAATGTTACTGAAGTTCTTAGAGGTTTGTTAGAAGCAGGTAGATATCCGATGGCGGCTTATCCCGCAGCTTACCGTTTCTTTTTTACCTTCGTTGTACCTGTGGCTTTTCTAACTACTGTTCCCGCAGAAACTCTACTCGGTAGAGGAGAAATATTATGGATTTTTGGGGCGGGAGTTTTAGCGATCGCACTTTTTTTAGCCTCTTGTCTCTTCTGGCGATTTGCCTTACGTTTTTATACGAGTGCTTCTAGTTAA